One window from the genome of Brachyspira sp. SAP_772 encodes:
- a CDS encoding late competence development ComFB family protein, with the protein MYLVNLMEQKVSKLADAYLQKKNIPVNSNMRMDIIAYTLNRVKPEYVTSARGVLYSYKDPIEDNKEVLNIISQACEVVTKRRESNASDTIPVIEESGYYITYPSIMGNLFASNNTDRIESAKVYMFSNNALLKGYGVNFPNPAVVAKNVAGKYMFCFMPQKTDSNKKIDVNLDIVVEAENYQKYRSSLTFTIQPEYYNAGDMPLFSVEEVNDISLIESK; encoded by the coding sequence ATGTATTTAGTAAACCTAATGGAACAAAAAGTTTCTAAGTTGGCAGATGCATATCTACAAAAGAAAAATATTCCAGTTAATAGCAACATGCGTATGGATATTATTGCATATACATTAAATAGAGTAAAACCAGAATATGTTACAAGTGCTAGGGGGGTATTATATAGCTATAAAGACCCTATAGAAGATAATAAAGAAGTTTTAAATATCATATCTCAAGCTTGTGAGGTTGTTACCAAAAGAAGAGAGAGTAATGCTTCAGACACTATACCTGTTATAGAAGAGAGCGGTTATTACATCACTTATCCTAGTATAATGGGTAATTTATTTGCTTCTAATAATACTGATAGAATAGAGAGTGCTAAAGTTTATATGTTTAGTAATAACGCTTTATTAAAAGGATATGGAGTTAATTTTCCAAATCCTGCTGTAGTTGCTAAAAATGTTGCTGGTAAATATATGTTTTGTTTTATGCCTCAAAAAACAGATTCTAATAAAAAGATAGATGTTAATTTAGATATAGTAGTAGAAGCTGAAAATTATCAGAAGTATAGAAGTTCTTTAACTTTTACTATACAGCCAGAATATTATAATGCAGGAGATATGCCATTATTTTCTGTTGAAGAAGTTAATGATATATCACTTATAGAAAGTAAATAA
- the purC gene encoding phosphoribosylaminoimidazolesuccinocarboxamide synthase, protein MSKEKKEMIYEGKAKKVYSTDNADEIIVYYKDDATAFNGEKKGSIKDKGVMNNEITTLLFKMLEKNGVKTHFIEKLSDREQLCQKVKIFPLEVIVRNLIAGSMAKRLGIEEGTVPPNTIFEICYKNDEYGDPLINDHHAVALKLATYDELKYIYEVTSKVNNLLKEALDKIGITLVDFKVEFGKNSKGEILLADEITPDTCRFWDKATGKKLDKDRFRRDLGSIEEAYIEVLNRLNNM, encoded by the coding sequence ATGTCTAAAGAAAAAAAAGAAATGATTTATGAGGGTAAAGCAAAGAAGGTTTATTCTACTGATAATGCTGATGAGATAATTGTTTATTACAAAGATGATGCCACAGCTTTTAATGGTGAGAAGAAAGGCTCTATAAAAGATAAAGGCGTTATGAATAATGAGATTACTACTTTACTCTTTAAGATGTTGGAGAAAAATGGTGTTAAGACACATTTTATAGAAAAGTTATCTGACAGAGAGCAGCTTTGCCAGAAAGTAAAAATATTTCCATTGGAAGTAATAGTAAGAAATTTAATAGCAGGTTCTATGGCTAAAAGACTCGGCATAGAAGAAGGTACAGTTCCGCCTAATACTATTTTTGAAATATGTTATAAAAATGATGAATATGGTGATCCGCTTATTAATGACCATCATGCTGTTGCTTTAAAACTTGCTACTTATGATGAATTAAAATATATATACGAAGTAACTTCTAAAGTAAACAATTTATTAAAAGAGGCTTTAGATAAAATAGGTATTACTTTGGTAGATTTTAAAGTAGAGTTTGGTAAAAACTCAAAAGGCGAAATACTTTTAGCAGATGAAATTACACCTGATACTTGCCGTTTCTGGGATAAAGCTACTGGCAAAAAATTAGATAAAGATAGATTTAGAAGAGATTTAGGTTCTATAGAAGAGGCTTATATAGAAGTATTAAATAGACTTAATAATATGTAA